The Juglans microcarpa x Juglans regia isolate MS1-56 chromosome 2D, Jm3101_v1.0, whole genome shotgun sequence DNA window CCCTCATGAAATGGACTGATTCGATTGAACATCACCACTATTGCACCATAGCAACGGCTTCGTCTGGGTTTCATGACGTCACCGCAccaccctccctctctctctctctctctgtgcgcgCGATCTCATTTGTTCTCTTCCTCTCCTAGTGACTAGGTATGTGAAGTCGATACAGAGTTCTGATATTTCATCATCCTCAAATATTTAAAGCATTTCTCTCCCCAcatcttatctctctctctctctcaatttgtGTGCTCTAACTCTCACCATCTTTTTTATGATTAATCCATCATTTATGACATGGAGAGAGGTTTGTGTTCAAGGATTTTGGAGCTTACCATTTGTGAATATTTGTTTGAGGTCTATTGGGGGTTTCTAGGGTCTGTTGTATCATTTATGTCCCTTGCTTAGTATTACAAAATGCAAGGCTTACGAATTAGTTTAATGCAATCGGATTTGGGGTTCCTTTTTTCTGGCCGACCAAGGAACATGTTCAAGCATATCTTGCGCCATAATTAATGTCTGGATGAGTTTGGATGAGTTTGCTTTTATTCATCTTGTGGATGAGTTTGCTTGCGTGTTgagtgttctttttttttttttttttttttttttttttttttccttttgattttgtGGATTAGTTTCTTTGCATATATGCTggctgttttgaaatcaaaattaCATTAAGGGGAAGTTGGAGAACATCATAAATTACATTAAGGGGGAGTTGGATGAACCGGAAAGGGAGGACATTGTACGTGTTGCTCATAACTTATGATCTGCGACTACGCACAATGATGAGGGTTGGTTCATATGTTGTTCAGGATGTGTTGCTTTAATTTGTCTGTCCTTCTTGTTTTGCCGTGTTGAATAAAATCTTGACGTATGTTAATTTTTCAtgtctattatttattaatagacTTTTATCACTTCCAAGTTTTGTTAAGTATTTGTTTCTGGAAttgatttcttgaaaatgaaagaGCACTCTAAACGGCCTTGCCTTCTGGGACTAGAAAACTGAATGAatgttccttttctttttgaacttCAATGGGATTGGATATTATCTTTTCCCTGCAGATATGTTAGGCCACAAAAGTTGACCAAACCACAAAAAGATATATTGTTACGATTGGATTTTAGGCTTTGTTTGCACTTCAATTATTGAAGTCTCAGACTTTCAAGTTTCACCTAGCTCATGGCATTGCATTCGAACCACAAAAAGGTTTGAGGATTTcaatctcgtttgttttcacaatttctctcaactcatttcatttaattattataatttttttaaatcctcacacaaaataaaataaacaattcaacattttcaaatctcaaaacaaaaataatattcaaaaaaatattctaacaatatttttttcttttaactttgatttcatctcatctgtgaaaacaaacgagacaaaCTGTACATTGATGGTACCCTTCTTTGGGCTGTTATTGTAAATGTACATTGATTTGGACAGTTTTTCCCAAGATATACTTGTCTTCTTTTTTGTATTGTTGTTTTATATAAGATATACTTGATTTGGaaattttttagtaaaagatATGCTGAATaatgtttgatatttttttttttgagaaaatgtaGTAGATTTGATTGATGGAGACAAGAAAGTTTggcaaaaaatatatagttggatggaaaatatataaatttgatttgtaattaagacatttatataaaattttagatgaatttaattagaCGTTTCACGTTTgtgattattagtattaaatgaccattgaaaatatgattttttaactaataatttaattagaatatgattactaatttactaattaACACATAATcagtagaatagtaaaatatgataaaaataaataaatttaagaattaataaaaaaatatattaaattaatattattttattattatataaaaagtaaatagataatcaaTACGGGGATTGAATGTAAATAGAATGGACAAACGtaaatttatgtcatattaACTAAAACTTGAGTTTAGTTTTGGCTATTTTAATAATAGTGCTCTTAATTCCGTAAAAGGCCTTCTTCCACCCAAATAGACTGTTGAGCTAGACTTCGGAATTGGTTTTCATCGTGCACATGCGTatcaaaatgaatgaaaatcttTTGGGCTCCGCATGTACGTTCCCAACATGAGCATGTTTCGAATGCTTCCAAAATAGACAACGTTTAAGACATTTTAAGATTGCATTTAGATTTGAAGCCACGAGTCCGGTACCTCAAACAACTTCTAGAGTTTCTAAAGCAATCATTTGGTAtgtaataatttctttttttattttttttattttatttttatacaagagAGTGAGAGGATTCGAAtccatatttttcatttaaataatatggtCATATGCCATAAGACCATCAGACTCTAGCATGTAATAATTGAAAAAGCTGGAGATCATGTTATAGTTTCGTAAATTAATGAATATCGCTATTGAATCAATGTTTTtatgatattaaaatttaacaaaatcaatatatatccaattgttctaaaaaaatttaaaaaaaggatTAGATTGGTaacatattaaatattaataattatctcATTAGAAAGAGAATATTAAGAAAAGCCATAGAATCCAATAAAAAACGCAATTATATATACATCTCTAGTATGACGAAGATCGAACACGCGAGTACGTAGGAGCTGCATGCCTGCCTGgtgttaataaaatataatccaTATTTCTTATAGAAAAAGGAGCTGATCAACAAGACAATCAAGACCCCTTTTCAAATGTacaatttttatgaataaattaaatcattctataattttcttgtaattaattaagatatttcaaatataacattattattgCCACTTTTGCCTTTAGTAGTCTAACTTAATTTAGATAGATTGATTAtcatattacaaataaattataaacctatAAATTATAAGGTTGTAGCCACTGATCCCCTTCGATATATGACATGTTAAGGAAAGGAGAGGCCAGTGTGTCATTAAGTATCTGAACATAAGGAGCCCTCATGCTCCTATTAGCTCCAGGACCTGAGCAATCGTATTCTCCGTAGAATATAGTCCTACATTTTTGCAATCAAAACCAGAGATAACATGAATTAGATTTGATCATTAGAATTAATATCTAGAAAAACCCcataatttacaaaattaatagCCCATATGATGCAATCTGTACGTACTGATCTCTCGCAGGGTCGTTGAAATCGTTCCAGCCCTCTGGAGCAATGATTTCAGACATTGTTGTGTAGGCAAAGATGACACGAGAAAATGGCCTCCATGCCCGGCCTAGCCATACTCTTCCAGACCCTCCCACGCTGCAGTTGACGAACACAAAGCCAGTGTTATCGTCCGGGATAGCTCTGCCATGAGCTGTGACAGCTCCATTTACGTATCTGAATCCTGGGGGTACTGGTTTTGCCATCGAAACCAGCTGGCAATTCTGTAGTAGCCAACAATACGAGGATTACTTATTGTTTagcctttctctctctctctcataacaTTTGCATGGGAAAACAGGACTACTTAAATCGAGGAAAATAAATCTCTTTTTGGTTTTGGATGATTGTCTTAAGCAAGCACAATTTAATTACCACACGTTTGATTTGTGAATTTTATAAGCGATCTCCAGATGAGATGAATGAACATGTCACCAAAACAAAAAGCGCATAATATATGTAGCGTGGAGGGTGCTAACTTTACTTCACCCTGAAGAGAACTGAAATGGATACAGCTATACTTATTCATGTGGGGAGCCAGGTGGTAAAGTATACCTTGGGAAAGACCACATTACCTCATACAGTGACCTTCCATCGCCGAAGATGAAATCAATGGAACCTTGGATATAACAATCCTTGAAGTAATGCCGGCCCCTATCATCATGAAGGGTATCTTGGGCTCCGAAGAATCCACAACCCCAGAACGCAGCTTGATCTCCAGCTACTCTGATTGCTACTGCTTGGGCTCCAACATCACCAGGGCTAGGAATAGGAGCTACATTCTAGCATGGCAAAGATTGTGGCAAGCATGCATGCACGGGTAAGAACATAATCACGTCTCTCGAAATCTTATTGTCTAAccattacacacacacacacacacatatatatttgtatgcTTTTTGTATCTCACCATGAAACTTATGTTCTTGGCAATGAAGTTAGTGGAGAAAACTTGAACGGAGCCGCTAAAAAATGTGCCATGTGAAGAATTGGCTGTGTCATTGAATGCAATTGCAGTTGATGTATAGCCTTGTCCTTGAAACGTTATGTTCGGTTTGGTTCTTGGAACATTGACTTTCTCACTGATGATAGCCAATGAATTGTCATGCAAGTTCAAAACTTGGGGGGGAAtgccaagaagaaaaaaaaaatagtgactTAAAGAAATTAGAAGAGGAAACAAACAATACCCATGCACTTACAAGTAAACGCCATTGTTGATCCATATTATGGTCCTTTTCAGGGTTGAATTCGGAGCTGCATCAACAGCTGCTTGCACCGACGTAAAATTACAACACCCATTTCGATCAACACAAATATACAAGCTTGTGTTGGTCTCCGGAGGGGGAAAGTCAGGTGGAAAATCATCGCAAATAGATTCTACTTTGCTCTCATTACGGTGTTTTTTGtgttggtgatgatgatgatgatgccgTCCTAAACTGTAGGGGATGAGCACTGATATTGTAAAAGGAGACGAGAAGAAGTCGAGACTAAAATGAACGAAACTTTTGAGGAATGATGGCTTTGGACTTATTAAATGCGTGGATGCCATAACAGCAAAAATGACAATTAGAAAAGTCAGAAAATTGCAATGGAGACTCATTTTCTGCTTGGAGGAGAGGCGCGGATGGTCAGGCGGGATgatacactttttttaaat harbors:
- the LOC121248716 gene encoding probable pectinesterase 8 codes for the protein MSLHCNFLTFLIVIFAVMASTHLISPKPSFLKSFVHFSLDFFSSPFTISVLIPYSLGRHHHHHHQHKKHRNESKVESICDDFPPDFPPPETNTSLYICVDRNGCCNFTSVQAAVDAAPNSTLKRTIIWINNGVYFEKVNVPRTKPNITFQGQGYTSTAIAFNDTANSSHGTFFSGSVQVFSTNFIAKNISFMNVAPIPSPGDVGAQAVAIRVAGDQAAFWGCGFFGAQDTLHDDRGRHYFKDCYIQGSIDFIFGDGRSLYENCQLVSMAKPVPPGFRYVNGAVTAHGRAIPDDNTGFVFVNCSVGGSGRVWLGRAWRPFSRVIFAYTTMSEIIAPEGWNDFNDPARDQTIFYGEYDCSGPGANRSMRAPYVQILNDTLASPFLNMSYIEGDQWLQPYNL